Proteins encoded in a region of the Candidatus Margulisiibacteriota bacterium genome:
- the atpD gene encoding F0F1 ATP synthase subunit beta, with protein MAAGNKGSVIQIVGPIIDIRFAADELPEIRNAVEIVHEYNGRKLRVLAEVSMQTEGSIVRCVSMQPTDGLPRGAEAVDTGHPIEVPIGKETLGRLFNALGETIDNLPTLPDKVERQHIRGNPPLFQDIDPRDSVHETGIKVIDLISPYVKGGKTGLFGGAGVGKTVIIMELIHNMAKHHGGISVFAGVGERTREGNDLWLEMQESGVLDKTALVFGQMGEVPGARMITPLTALTQAEYFRDREHQDVLFFMDNVFRFVQAGSEVSTLLGRMPSAVGYQPTLGAEMGRLEERITSTRNGYITSIQAVFVPADDITDPAAAITFSHLDASTVLSRDIAALGIYPAVDPLQSSSRILDAAIVGREHYETAREVKRVLQRYNELKDIVAILGVAELPKDDELTVNRARKIQRFFSQPFTVAERFTGLPGRYVPLPDTIKGFQAIINGDADALPEQAFYNIGTIEEAYEKAEKMQQ; from the coding sequence ATGGCAGCTGGTAACAAAGGTTCGGTAATTCAAATTGTGGGGCCGATCATCGATATTCGTTTTGCTGCGGATGAGCTGCCGGAGATACGTAATGCGGTCGAGATCGTGCATGAATACAACGGCCGCAAACTGCGCGTGCTGGCGGAAGTGTCGATGCAGACAGAGGGCAGCATAGTGCGCTGCGTGTCCATGCAGCCCACCGACGGCCTGCCACGCGGCGCGGAAGCTGTCGATACCGGCCACCCTATCGAGGTGCCGATCGGCAAAGAAACTCTCGGGCGGCTTTTTAACGCGCTGGGCGAGACTATCGACAATCTGCCGACGCTGCCGGACAAAGTGGAGCGCCAGCACATCCGCGGCAATCCGCCGCTTTTTCAGGATATTGACCCACGGGACAGCGTGCACGAGACCGGCATCAAGGTTATTGACTTGATCTCGCCGTATGTCAAAGGCGGCAAGACCGGACTTTTTGGCGGCGCGGGCGTGGGCAAGACGGTGATCATCATGGAGCTGATCCACAATATGGCCAAGCATCACGGCGGCATTTCGGTTTTTGCCGGTGTGGGTGAACGCACCAGAGAAGGCAATGATCTCTGGCTGGAGATGCAGGAATCCGGCGTGCTGGACAAGACCGCGCTGGTTTTTGGGCAGATGGGCGAAGTGCCGGGCGCGCGCATGATCACACCGTTGACCGCCCTGACCCAGGCCGAATATTTCCGCGACCGCGAGCATCAGGACGTGCTGTTTTTTATGGATAATGTTTTTCGTTTTGTGCAGGCCGGCTCAGAAGTTTCAACTCTGCTGGGACGCATGCCCTCGGCGGTCGGTTATCAGCCGACGCTCGGCGCGGAAATGGGGCGTCTGGAAGAACGCATCACCTCGACGCGCAATGGCTACATTACTTCTATTCAAGCGGTGTTCGTGCCGGCGGACGATATTACCGATCCAGCGGCGGCGATCACGTTCAGCCATTTGGACGCTTCGACGGTTTTGTCCCGCGACATCGCCGCGCTGGGCATTTATCCGGCGGTCGATCCTCTGCAGTCCAGCTCGCGCATTTTGGACGCGGCGATCGTTGGCCGAGAACATTACGAGACCGCGCGCGAGGTCAAGCGCGTTTTACAAAGATACAACGAGTTGAAAGACATTGTGGCGATACTTGGCGTGGCCGAGCTGCCCAAAGACGACGAATTAACAGTCAACCGCGCGCGCAAAATCCAGCGTTTTTTCTCCCAGCCGTTCACGGTGGCGGAGCGTTTTACCGGTCTGCCCGGGCGTTATGTGCCGCTGCCGGACACGATCAAAGGATTTCAGGCGATCATCAATGGTGACGCCGATGCTCTGCCGGAGCAGGCTTTTTACAATATCGGCACGATCGAAGAAGCTTACGAGAAAGCTGAAAAAATGCAGCAGTAA